One region of Roseicitreum antarcticum genomic DNA includes:
- the urtA gene encoding urea ABC transporter substrate-binding protein, with protein MTAATAIVAGLPAHAQDCPIQVGVLHSLSGSMAISETTLKDVMLMLVEQQNAAGGLLGCELEAVVVDPASDWPLFAERARELLTVTEVDVIFGAWTSVSRKSVLPVLEELNGLMFYPVQYEGEESSRNVFYTGAAPNQQAIPAVDYFLEELGVESFALLGTDYVYPRTTNNILESYLLDKGIAPEDIFVNYTPFGHSDWATIVSDVVALGAGGKQVGVISTINGDANIGFYKELASAGVSAADIPVVAFSVGEEELSGLDTSELVGHLAAWNYFMSADTEINADFVAAWKEFAGEDRVTNDPMEAHYIGFNMWVNAVTEAGTTDVDAVREAMWGQEFPNLTGGTAVMLPNHHLTKPVLIGEIRADGQFDIISQTTEVPGDAWTDFLPDSAVLTSDWQELECGMYNTATETCVQITSNY; from the coding sequence ATGACCGCCGCTACGGCGATTGTTGCAGGTCTGCCGGCCCACGCTCAGGACTGCCCGATTCAGGTGGGTGTGCTGCATTCGTTGTCGGGCAGCATGGCTATTTCGGAAACCACGCTGAAAGATGTCATGCTGATGCTGGTCGAACAGCAAAACGCCGCGGGCGGTCTGCTGGGGTGTGAGCTGGAGGCCGTGGTGGTCGACCCTGCGTCCGACTGGCCGCTGTTTGCCGAACGCGCGCGCGAACTGCTGACCGTGACCGAAGTCGATGTGATCTTCGGGGCCTGGACCTCGGTCAGCCGCAAGTCGGTGCTGCCGGTTCTGGAAGAGCTTAACGGGCTGATGTTCTACCCGGTGCAATACGAGGGCGAGGAATCGTCGCGCAACGTGTTCTACACCGGCGCCGCACCGAACCAGCAGGCGATCCCGGCGGTGGATTACTTCCTGGAGGAACTGGGTGTCGAAAGCTTTGCGCTGCTGGGCACCGATTACGTCTACCCGCGCACGACCAACAACATTCTGGAAAGCTACCTGTTGGATAAAGGTATCGCCCCGGAAGATATCTTTGTGAACTACACCCCGTTCGGACATTCCGACTGGGCGACGATCGTTTCTGACGTCGTGGCGCTGGGCGCAGGCGGCAAGCAGGTCGGCGTGATCTCGACCATCAACGGCGATGCGAACATCGGTTTCTACAAGGAACTGGCCTCGGCCGGTGTCAGCGCGGCCGACATTCCGGTTGTCGCGTTCTCGGTCGGTGAAGAAGAGCTTTCGGGCCTCGACACGTCGGAACTGGTCGGTCACCTGGCTGCATGGAACTACTTCATGTCCGCCGATACCGAGATCAACGCCGATTTCGTCGCCGCATGGAAGGAATTCGCCGGTGAAGACCGCGTGACCAACGACCCGATGGAAGCCCATTATATCGGCTTCAACATGTGGGTGAACGCCGTGACCGAGGCAGGCACCACCGATGTGGACGCGGTGCGCGAAGCCATGTGGGGGCAGGAATTCCCCAACCTGACGGGCGGCACGGCAGTCATGCTGCCGAACCACCACCTGACCAAGCCCGTGCTGATCGGCGAGATCCGCGCCGATGGTCAGTTCGACATCATCAGCCAGACCACCGAAGTGCCGGGCGATGCCTGGACCGACTTCCTGCCTGACAGCGCCGTGCTGACCAGCGACTGGCAGGAACTGGAATGCGGGATGTACAACACCGCGACCGAAACCTGCGTTCAGATCACCTCTAACTACTGA
- the paaK gene encoding phenylacetate--CoA ligase PaaK: MKDLTPPRSSLDPIEIASRDEISALQLTRLRWSLRHAYDNVPMYRERFDALGVHPDDLTCLEDLAKFPFTMKADLRANYPFGLIAVPRTQLSRVHASSGTTGKPTVVAYTAGDIENWANLVARSMRASGTRPGDIVHVAYGYGLFTGGLGAHYGAEKLGCTVVPVSGGMTQRQVTLIEDLGPATIMVTPSYMLNILEQYRRMGLDPRASALQVGIFGAEPWSNSMRAEIEQSFDMHAVDIYGLSEVMGPGVANECVETKDGLHLWEDHFFPEIIDPETGAVLPDGEMGELVLTTLTKEGQPLIRYRTRDLTRLMPGTARSMRRIAKITGRSDDMIVLRGVNVFPSQIEEQVLRVQGLAPYYQIELVSRGRLGVMRVHVEPVTSHIDAAMRDTLAAMLAKNIKDVVGVSSEVVIAAPGSVPRSEGKAKRVVDNRYRG, encoded by the coding sequence ATGAAAGATCTCACCCCGCCGAGAAGTAGCCTGGACCCGATCGAAATTGCCAGCCGGGATGAGATTTCGGCGTTGCAGTTGACGCGGCTGCGGTGGTCGCTGCGCCATGCCTATGACAATGTGCCGATGTACCGCGAACGCTTTGACGCCTTGGGCGTTCATCCTGACGATCTGACCTGTCTGGAGGATCTGGCGAAATTTCCCTTCACCATGAAGGCGGATCTGCGCGCGAATTATCCCTTTGGCCTGATTGCCGTGCCGCGCACGCAATTGTCGCGCGTGCATGCGTCATCGGGCACCACGGGCAAGCCGACTGTGGTGGCCTATACTGCGGGGGATATTGAAAACTGGGCCAATCTGGTCGCGCGGTCGATGCGGGCCAGCGGCACACGGCCGGGGGACATTGTGCATGTCGCCTATGGGTACGGGCTGTTCACCGGCGGGCTTGGCGCACATTACGGTGCGGAAAAGCTGGGCTGCACCGTGGTGCCTGTGTCGGGCGGCATGACGCAGCGGCAGGTGACGCTGATCGAGGATCTGGGCCCTGCGACCATCATGGTCACGCCATCCTACATGCTGAACATCCTGGAACAATACCGCCGCATGGGGCTGGACCCGCGCGCCAGTGCGCTGCAGGTGGGGATTTTCGGGGCAGAGCCCTGGTCGAACTCCATGCGCGCCGAGATCGAGCAATCCTTCGACATGCATGCAGTGGATATCTATGGCCTGTCCGAGGTGATGGGGCCGGGGGTCGCGAATGAATGTGTCGAGACCAAGGACGGCCTGCATCTGTGGGAGGATCACTTCTTTCCCGAGATCATCGACCCGGAAACCGGCGCGGTTCTGCCCGACGGAGAGATGGGCGAGCTGGTGCTGACCACCCTCACGAAAGAGGGGCAGCCGCTGATCCGGTACCGCACCCGCGACCTGACGCGGCTGATGCCCGGCACCGCGCGGTCGATGCGCCGGATTGCCAAGATCACCGGGCGCAGCGATGATATGATCGTGCTGCGCGGCGTGAATGTCTTTCCCAGCCAGATCGAGGAGCAGGTTTTGCGCGTGCAGGGGCTGGCACCCTATTACCAGATCGAACTGGTGTCGCGGGGCCGTCTGGGGGTGATGCGTGTGCATGTAGAGCCGGTGACCAGCCATATCGACGCTGCGATGCGCGATACCCTGGCCGCGATGCTGGCCAAGAACATCAAGGATGTGGTCGGCGTGTCGTCCGAGGTGGTGATCGCCGCGCCGGGCAGCGTGCCCCGGTCCGAAGGCAAGGCCAAGCGCGTGGTCGATAACCGCTACCGGGGGTAG
- a CDS encoding TRAP transporter substrate-binding protein, whose protein sequence is MTERRTILGLLAGATLAALSAGAASAQEVTLRLHQFLPAQANVPVQVLDVWADNVERDSGGRIKVERYASMALGGTPPELMDQVIDGIADVIWTVNGYTPGRFPRSEVFELPFMVSDARAASSALWQMYTEHMADTDFAEVKMLAMWVHGPGMFHTNSPVSRPLDLQGMKIRGGSRGVNDLLALTGAEAIGMPISGVPEGLSRGVLDGATMPWEVTTALRVSELVENHTEFEGPALYTLTFSLAMNPDVYAALPDDLKTVIDQNSGHDFSVFAGGTQADADGPARQLALDRGNTIVTVSEADAQEWTGLVSPLYAAWVADMEGRGIDGQALIDQAQQLMADYTPQ, encoded by the coding sequence ATGACCGAGAGACGCACAATCCTGGGCCTGCTGGCAGGCGCGACACTGGCGGCATTGTCCGCAGGCGCCGCCAGCGCGCAGGAGGTGACATTGCGCCTGCACCAGTTTCTGCCCGCGCAAGCCAATGTGCCGGTGCAGGTCCTCGATGTGTGGGCGGATAACGTCGAGCGTGACTCGGGCGGGCGCATCAAGGTGGAACGCTATGCCTCCATGGCGCTGGGCGGCACGCCGCCCGAACTGATGGACCAGGTGATCGACGGCATCGCCGATGTGATCTGGACCGTCAACGGCTACACCCCCGGGCGCTTCCCCCGGTCCGAGGTGTTTGAGCTTCCCTTCATGGTCTCCGACGCCCGCGCCGCATCCTCGGCGCTGTGGCAGATGTATACCGAACACATGGCCGACACCGACTTCGCCGAAGTGAAGATGCTGGCAATGTGGGTGCACGGGCCGGGCATGTTCCACACCAACAGCCCCGTCAGCCGCCCCCTTGACCTTCAGGGCATGAAGATCCGCGGCGGCTCTCGCGGGGTCAACGACCTGCTGGCCCTGACCGGGGCCGAAGCGATCGGCATGCCGATCAGCGGCGTGCCCGAAGGCCTGTCGCGCGGCGTCCTTGACGGCGCCACCATGCCCTGGGAAGTCACCACGGCGCTGCGCGTGTCGGAACTCGTCGAAAACCACACCGAGTTCGAAGGCCCTGCCCTCTATACCCTGACCTTCTCGCTGGCGATGAACCCCGATGTCTATGCCGCGCTGCCTGATGATCTGAAGACCGTGATCGACCAGAACTCTGGCCACGACTTTTCGGTCTTTGCGGGGGGCACACAGGCCGATGCCGACGGCCCCGCGCGCCAGCTGGCGCTGGACCGTGGCAACACCATCGTCACCGTCTCAGAGGCGGATGCGCAGGAATGGACGGGCCTGGTGTCTCCCCTCTATGCGGCCTGGGTCGCGGACATGGAGGGGCGCGGCATCGACGGGCAGGCCCTGATCGATCAGGCACAGCAACTGATGGCGGATTATACGCCGCAATAA
- a CDS encoding TRAP transporter small permease, whose translation MVQQLHRLIYALAYGVAIIGGIVLSALILMICASIMGRTGATLLHSDLIGGAFPDTAARLLGLGIGAVKGDYELLESGMAFAVFAFLGLCQITSGHATVDVLTDRLPDRARRLLQMGIEIAFAAALVLIAVQLHDGLQTQMRRGSVTFLLQYPVWWSYAAAFVPAVFAAAVAVWMALVRTAEGLLGRPLIDPATGAHL comes from the coding sequence ATGGTTCAGCAGCTGCACCGCCTGATCTACGCACTGGCCTACGGCGTGGCGATCATCGGGGGTATCGTGCTCAGCGCGCTGATCTTGATGATCTGCGCCTCGATCATGGGCCGCACCGGCGCAACCCTGCTGCATTCCGACCTGATCGGCGGGGCCTTTCCCGACACCGCCGCCCGCTTGCTGGGCCTGGGCATCGGCGCGGTGAAGGGCGATTACGAGCTGCTTGAATCCGGCATGGCCTTCGCGGTCTTTGCCTTCCTCGGCCTCTGTCAGATCACATCGGGCCACGCCACCGTCGATGTCCTGACCGACCGCCTGCCTGACCGCGCCCGCCGCCTGTTGCAAATGGGGATCGAAATCGCCTTTGCCGCAGCCCTCGTGCTCATCGCGGTGCAGCTCCATGACGGGCTGCAGACCCAGATGCGGCGCGGGTCGGTGACATTCTTGCTGCAATATCCCGTCTGGTGGTCCTATGCTGCGGCCTTCGTCCCGGCGGTCTTTGCCGCTGCCGTCGCGGTCTGGATGGCGCTGGTCCGCACCGCCGAGGGGCTGCTGGGCCGCCCCCTTATCGACCCCGCGACCGGAGCGCACCTGTGA
- a CDS encoding TRAP transporter large permease has protein sequence MTNLEIGIASFPALLVLIFLRVPIGLAMFIVGYAGLYLVTGSSGMALARLKSSAYSTFASYSLSIVPMFLLMGYFATLGGMSQAIFRAAAAFIGHRRGGIGMAAVASCAGFGAICGSSLATAATMGRVALPELRRFGYAGGISTAALAAGGTLGILIPPSVVLVIYAILAEQNIAKLFLAAIVPGILAAIGYMLAISVYVRLHPDRAGTAARVGWPERLRLLTGVWPVLAVFIAVVGGIYGGIFTPTEGAAVGALGTGLIAYFSGGLTGRTLMEAFASTGKSTAMIFFIVFGAAFYNGFLALTQVPQELSTWVVTQGLSPLMVLVVILLIYLALGCVMDSLSMILLTVPIFFPVMMSLDFGMTPEHVAIWFGILVLIVVEVGLITPPVGMNLFIINAMDRGTPMSQTYRAVLYFVASDIIRVALLVLFPAITLFLIP, from the coding sequence GTGACCAACCTTGAAATCGGCATCGCCTCCTTCCCCGCGCTTCTGGTGCTGATCTTCCTGCGGGTGCCCATCGGCCTGGCCATGTTCATCGTGGGCTATGCGGGCCTGTACCTTGTCACCGGGTCATCGGGCATGGCGCTGGCGCGGCTCAAAAGCTCTGCCTATTCCACCTTCGCCAGCTATTCGCTGTCCATCGTGCCGATGTTCTTGCTGATGGGCTATTTCGCCACGCTGGGCGGCATGTCACAGGCGATCTTTCGCGCGGCGGCGGCCTTCATCGGGCACCGGCGCGGCGGCATCGGCATGGCGGCCGTGGCATCATGTGCGGGCTTTGGTGCGATCTGCGGCTCGTCGCTGGCCACCGCCGCCACCATGGGCCGGGTCGCGCTGCCCGAACTGCGCCGCTTTGGCTATGCGGGCGGCATCTCGACCGCCGCACTGGCGGCGGGCGGCACGCTGGGCATCTTGATCCCGCCCTCGGTCGTGCTGGTGATCTACGCCATTCTGGCCGAACAGAACATTGCAAAGCTGTTCCTTGCCGCGATTGTCCCCGGCATTCTGGCCGCCATCGGCTATATGCTGGCGATCTCGGTCTATGTCCGCCTGCACCCCGACCGGGCGGGCACGGCGGCCCGCGTCGGCTGGCCGGAACGCCTGCGCCTGCTGACCGGCGTCTGGCCGGTGCTCGCGGTCTTCATCGCGGTGGTCGGCGGCATCTATGGCGGCATCTTCACCCCCACCGAAGGTGCGGCGGTCGGCGCGCTGGGCACCGGGCTGATCGCGTATTTCAGCGGCGGGCTGACCGGGCGCACCCTGATGGAGGCCTTCGCCTCGACCGGCAAATCGACCGCAATGATCTTCTTCATCGTGTTCGGCGCGGCCTTCTACAACGGCTTTCTCGCACTGACGCAGGTGCCGCAGGAATTGTCCACCTGGGTCGTGACACAGGGCCTCAGCCCCTTGATGGTGCTGGTGGTGATCTTGCTGATCTACCTTGCGCTTGGCTGCGTGATGGACAGCCTGTCGATGATCTTGCTGACCGTGCCGATCTTCTTTCCCGTCATGATGTCCCTCGACTTCGGCATGACGCCCGAGCATGTGGCCATCTGGTTCGGCATTCTGGTCCTGATCGTGGTCGAGGTCGGACTGATAACCCCACCCGTCGGCATGAACCTGTTCATCATCAACGCGATGGATCGCGGCACCCCCATGTCCCAGACCTACCGCGCCGTCCTGTATTTCGTTGCGTCAGATATCATCCGCGTTGCACTGCTGGTGTTGTTTCCTGCCATAACATTGTTTCTGATACCCTGA
- a CDS encoding SDR family NAD(P)-dependent oxidoreductase, whose protein sequence is MKIDGQIALITGGGSGLGEATARHLAGRGAKVAVLDFDAKRGADVAHDIGGIFAHADVGDAASVAAAFAQVTGHFGQAPRIAVNCAGIGLAARIVGREGKLSLDLFERVIRVNLIGTYNVMSYAAQAMSGLEPLDTTERGVIINTASAAYEDGQIGQAAYAASKGAIASMCLPAARELARPGIRVMAIAPGLFHTPMMESLPPETTAAITANIPFPARLGDPAEFGLMAAQIIENAYLNGTVIRLDGAVRLPPR, encoded by the coding sequence ATGAAGATCGACGGACAGATTGCCCTGATCACCGGCGGCGGCAGCGGGCTGGGGGAAGCCACCGCGCGCCATCTGGCGGGCCGGGGCGCCAAGGTGGCCGTGCTGGATTTCGACGCCAAGCGCGGCGCTGATGTCGCGCATGACATCGGCGGCATCTTCGCCCATGCCGATGTGGGCGACGCTGCCAGCGTGGCCGCCGCCTTCGCGCAGGTGACCGGCCATTTCGGGCAGGCCCCCCGCATTGCGGTCAACTGCGCCGGGATCGGCCTTGCGGCGCGCATCGTGGGGCGCGAAGGCAAGCTGTCGCTCGACCTTTTTGAACGCGTGATCCGGGTCAACCTGATCGGCACCTACAACGTCATGTCCTACGCCGCACAGGCCATGTCCGGGTTGGAGCCGCTCGATACCACCGAACGCGGCGTCATCATCAACACCGCATCCGCCGCCTATGAGGACGGGCAGATTGGCCAGGCCGCCTATGCCGCCTCGAAGGGGGCGATTGCCTCGATGTGCCTGCCCGCCGCGCGCGAACTGGCCCGCCCCGGCATCCGCGTCATGGCCATCGCGCCGGGCCTCTTCCACACCCCGATGATGGAATCCCTGCCGCCCGAAACCACCGCCGCGATCACCGCCAACATCCCCTTCCCCGCCCGGCTGGGCGACCCGGCCGAATTCGGCCTGATGGCCGCGCAGATCATCGAGAACGCCTACCTGAACGGCACTGTCATCCGGCTGGACGGCGCAGTGCGCCTGCCGCCCCGCTGA
- a CDS encoding LysR substrate-binding domain-containing protein: protein MENAILGEVHNQMGIDGAGGNAHAGLHPGVKLRHIRAFLDIAAFGSITGAAQAQGVTQPALSRTLAELEALLATPLFRRDGRKLALTEAGALFRHHASLGVQAFEAAANALHPGRAEAVIRAGVLPTAATQLFPHVALRFHALRPDSTLAIITGPHSHLMQLLRRGRIDLMLGRMPDAGEMQDMSFEHLYDDDIVLVARAGHPAQAAGLSLAATLRRYPVILPPHGAIIRRPVEALLAAHDLSALRPAFETVALTVGCGIVVQSDAVWFISRGVVSGDLALGRMQVLATDAAYLSGAVGLTTRPGPAAASGVDLIRQITLEIVAAGLHR, encoded by the coding sequence ATGGAAAATGCAATCTTGGGTGAAGTTCATAACCAAATGGGTATAGATGGCGCGGGTGGCAATGCGCATGCGGGGCTGCACCCCGGGGTTAAGCTGCGCCATATCCGGGCGTTTCTGGATATTGCGGCCTTTGGCAGCATCACCGGCGCGGCGCAGGCACAGGGTGTGACGCAGCCCGCGCTGTCGCGCACCCTGGCAGAGTTGGAGGCGCTGCTGGCCACGCCGCTGTTCCGCCGCGATGGGCGCAAGCTGGCGCTGACCGAGGCGGGGGCGCTGTTTCGCCACCATGCCAGCCTTGGGGTGCAGGCGTTCGAGGCGGCGGCGAATGCGCTGCATCCCGGCCGGGCCGAGGCTGTGATCCGCGCGGGCGTGTTGCCCACGGCGGCGACGCAGTTGTTTCCCCATGTGGCGCTGCGGTTCCATGCGCTGCGCCCGGATTCGACGCTGGCCATCATCACGGGGCCGCACAGTCATCTGATGCAATTGCTGCGGCGCGGCCGCATCGACCTGATGCTGGGCCGGATGCCTGATGCGGGCGAGATGCAGGATATGTCGTTCGAGCATCTTTATGACGATGATATCGTGCTGGTGGCGCGCGCGGGGCACCCTGCACAGGCGGCGGGGCTGTCGCTGGCCGCGACGCTGCGCCGCTATCCGGTGATCTTGCCGCCGCACGGCGCGATCATCCGCCGCCCGGTCGAGGCGCTGCTGGCCGCCCATGACCTGAGCGCGCTGCGCCCGGCGTTCGAGACTGTGGCGCTGACGGTGGGCTGCGGGATCGTGGTGCAGTCGGACGCGGTGTGGTTCATTTCGCGCGGGGTGGTCAGCGGCGATCTGGCTTTGGGGCGGATGCAGGTGCTGGCCACCGACGCGGCATACCTGTCCGGCGCGGTGGGCCTGACCACGCGCCCCGGCCCGGCGGCGGCATCGGGGGTGGACCTGATCCGCCAGATCACGCTGGAGATTGTCGCCGCCGGGTTGCATCGGTGA
- the pcaC gene encoding 4-carboxymuconolactone decarboxylase, translated as MPDFAAKGTATRRRVLGDAHVDRSIAAQTPMDAPFQALITDAAWGHVWSRDTISARERSMMTIALLAGLGNEEELVLHLRATANTGASRDDVLEALLHVAIYAGVPRANSAIRIAKQVFAAMDSPKDPA; from the coding sequence ATGCCCGACTTCGCCGCCAAAGGCACTGCCACCCGCCGCCGCGTGCTGGGCGACGCCCATGTCGACCGCTCCATCGCCGCGCAGACACCGATGGACGCGCCGTTTCAGGCGCTCATCACCGATGCCGCCTGGGGCCATGTCTGGTCGCGCGACACGATCAGCGCGCGCGAACGCTCCATGATGACCATCGCGCTGCTGGCGGGCCTCGGCAATGAGGAAGAACTGGTGCTGCACCTGCGCGCCACCGCCAACACCGGCGCCAGCCGCGATGACGTGCTGGAGGCATTGTTGCACGTCGCCATCTACGCGGGCGTCCCCCGCGCCAATTCCGCCATCCGCATCGCCAAGCAGGTTTTCGCCGCGATGGACAGCCCGAAGGACCCAGCATGA
- the pcaH gene encoding protocatechuate 3,4-dioxygenase subunit beta gives MKPAEYYMRDRNWQPPALTPNYKTSVARSPRLAMISLENTVSEITGPRFGHEDLGPLDHDLIRNYATTGDPVGERIIVHGRVLDENARPVPGTLVEVWQANAGGRYRHKKDTYLAPIDPNFGGCGRTLTDAEGYYFFRTVKPGAYPWRNWVNNWRPAHIHISVFGAGFTQRLITQMYFEGDPLIAHCPIVQSIVDPGAVDQLIAPLDLNAGIPLDSLAYKFDIILRGRRSTLFENRLEGN, from the coding sequence ATGAAACCCGCCGAATACTACATGCGCGACCGGAACTGGCAGCCGCCCGCGCTGACGCCGAACTACAAGACCTCGGTCGCGCGCTCGCCGCGCCTTGCCATGATCTCGCTGGAAAACACCGTGTCCGAAATCACCGGGCCGCGGTTTGGTCACGAAGACCTCGGGCCGCTGGACCATGACCTGATCCGCAACTACGCCACCACCGGCGACCCGGTGGGCGAACGCATCATCGTGCATGGCCGTGTGCTGGATGAAAACGCCCGCCCCGTGCCGGGCACGCTGGTTGAGGTATGGCAGGCCAATGCCGGCGGGCGCTACCGGCACAAGAAGGACACCTACCTCGCACCCATCGACCCGAATTTCGGCGGCTGTGGCCGCACCCTGACCGATGCCGAAGGCTATTACTTCTTCCGCACCGTCAAACCCGGTGCCTACCCATGGCGCAACTGGGTCAACAACTGGCGGCCCGCGCACATCCATATCTCGGTCTTCGGGGCGGGCTTCACCCAACGGCTGATTACCCAGATGTATTTCGAAGGCGACCCCCTGATCGCGCATTGCCCCATCGTGCAATCCATCGTCGACCCAGGCGCGGTGGACCAGCTGATCGCGCCTCTGGACCTGAACGCGGGCATTCCGCTGGATAGCCTTGCGTATAAATTCGACATCATCTTGCGGGGCCGCCGATCCACCCTGTTTGAAAACCGGCTGGAGGGGAACTGA
- the pcaG gene encoding protocatechuate 3,4-dioxygenase subunit alpha, with translation MPQPLHYLKETPSQTAGPYVHIGLAPGAAGFEIFENELGRDIAGPDAPGERIRVEGLVTDGTGAPVKDVLLEAWQADASGIYPHAEDPRHADCAPGFRGWGRVITDFDTGLWAFDTVKPGAVPGRNGTTQAPHISLWIVARGINIGLNTRLYFEDEDNGADPVLGLVEQAHRRDTLIARKTAPGHYRFDICLQGDAETVFFDI, from the coding sequence ATGCCGCAACCCTTGCACTACCTGAAGGAAACCCCCTCGCAGACCGCTGGCCCCTATGTCCATATCGGACTGGCGCCGGGGGCCGCAGGGTTCGAGATATTCGAGAATGAACTCGGCCGCGACATCGCCGGGCCGGACGCGCCGGGCGAACGCATCCGGGTCGAAGGGCTGGTGACCGACGGCACCGGCGCGCCGGTAAAGGACGTGCTGCTAGAGGCATGGCAGGCCGACGCATCGGGCATCTACCCCCATGCCGAAGATCCCCGCCACGCCGATTGTGCACCCGGGTTTCGCGGCTGGGGCCGGGTCATCACCGATTTCGACACCGGGCTTTGGGCCTTTGATACCGTCAAACCCGGCGCGGTGCCGGGCCGCAATGGCACCACGCAGGCCCCCCATATCTCGCTTTGGATCGTGGCGCGGGGCATCAATATCGGCCTGAACACCCGCCTTTATTTTGAAGATGAAGACAACGGCGCCGACCCCGTGCTGGGGCTGGTCGAACAGGCGCACCGCCGCGACACGCTGATCGCGCGCAAGACAGCGCCGGGCCACTACCGCTTTGACATCTGCCTGCAGGGCGACGCGGAAACCGTATTTTTTGACATCTGA
- a CDS encoding BKACE family enzyme yields MTNPCILCVAITGSVPRKEHNPAVPITISEQVESTHAAFEAGAAIAHCHVRNEDETPSADPEKFGRLKEGIEAHCPGMIVQLSTGGRSGAGQARGAMLSLRPDMASLSVGSNNFPTRVYENPPDLVDWLASEMQTYGVMPEIEAFDLSHIFQAVKMQADGRLKGPLYVQFVMGVKNAMPVDREVLEFYIATLKRLAPDAQWCGAGIGPGQIMMNEWSIAMGGHTRAGLEDNLRLDRTTLAPSNAALIARAAELCAKYDRPVATPAQARAILGLRSI; encoded by the coding sequence ATGACCAACCCCTGCATTCTGTGCGTCGCCATCACCGGATCGGTGCCGCGCAAGGAACATAACCCCGCCGTCCCGATCACCATTTCCGAACAGGTGGAAAGCACCCATGCCGCGTTTGAGGCCGGTGCGGCCATCGCGCATTGCCATGTGCGCAACGAGGATGAGACCCCCAGCGCCGACCCCGAGAAATTCGGGCGCCTGAAGGAAGGCATCGAGGCACATTGCCCCGGCATGATCGTGCAGCTTTCCACCGGCGGGCGTTCCGGTGCGGGCCAGGCGCGCGGGGCCATGCTGTCGCTGCGCCCTGATATGGCCTCGCTTTCGGTCGGGTCGAACAACTTCCCCACCCGGGTCTATGAGAACCCGCCAGACCTTGTGGACTGGCTGGCGTCTGAGATGCAGACCTATGGCGTCATGCCAGAGATCGAGGCATTCGACCTTTCCCACATCTTCCAGGCGGTGAAGATGCAGGCCGACGGCAGGCTGAAAGGCCCGCTCTATGTGCAATTCGTCATGGGGGTGAAAAACGCCATGCCGGTGGACCGTGAGGTGCTGGAATTCTATATCGCCACCCTCAAACGCCTTGCCCCCGATGCGCAATGGTGCGGCGCGGGGATCGGGCCGGGGCAGATCATGATGAACGAATGGTCCATCGCCATGGGTGGCCATACCCGCGCGGGGCTGGAAGATAACCTGCGTCTGGACCGCACCACGCTGGCCCCGTCGAACGCCGCGCTGATCGCCCGCGCCGCCGAGTTGTGCGCGAAATACGACCGCCCCGTGGCGACCCCGGCACAGGCGCGCGCCATCCTGGGCCTGCGGTCCATCTGA